CGTTCACTCCCGACAAGACAGGTCTTACCGTTCAACAGGGCCGATACCCCTTTCCCGGGGAAATTTTCAAACTTTTCCGCTTCCTCGACGGCAAGACCCCGCCTGGTAGCCTCGGATGTTATGGCGCTTGCCAGAGGATGTTCACTTCCTTTTTCTACCGCGGCGGCCATCGCTAGGACATCTTCCTCAGCAAAACCGCCTGCAGTCAGGACGCAGGTTACCTGAGGTTTCCCCTCCGTCAGGGTCCCCGTTTTATCGACCACCAGGGTGTCAATTCTGTGCATATTTTCCAGGGCTTCGGCGTTACGGAACAAAATGCCCAAGGAGGCTCCCTTGCCCATGGCCACGGTTATGGACATGGGAGTAGCAAGGCCCAGAGCGCAGGGACAGGCGATAATCAAAACAGAGACGGCAGCAACCAGAGCATAGGATAACCTGGGTTCAGGCCCCCAGACAGACCAGATAAAGAAAGCCAGCAGTGCCGTACCGATAACAGATGGAACAAAGTAAGCAGCCACACGATCGGCTATGCGCTGCATAGGGGCACGGCTTCGCTGGGCTTCTGACACAAGCCGGACAATCCGGGACAAAAGCATTTCCGAACCCACACGCTCGGCCCTGATTATCATCGTACCGTTTCCGTTTAAAGTCCCTCCTATAACCATGTCCCCCGGTTTTTTCTGAACCGGAAGAGGTTCCCCCGAAATCATAGATTCGTCCACATTGGATGAACCCTCGATTACAAGGCCGTCCACGGGGATCTTTTCTCCGGGCCTCACCCTCAGAAGATCTCCTTTCTGAACACTATCGAGAGGAATATCCGCTTCCGAGCCGTCCTCGCTTATCTTCCTTGCCGTCTTTGGAGCAAGGCCGAGAAGCGCCTTTATGGCCTGACCGGTTTTCTCCCTGGCTTTGATTTCCAAAAGCTGGCCTACGATCACGAGCAAAATTATCATGGCGGAAGCTTCAAAATAGACGGGTACGGTGCCGTCGGGTGTTCTCATGGATTCCGGGAAAGCTCTGGAGAATAATACTGCGACGAGGCTGTACAGGTAGGCCGCAAGAACTCCCAGACCTATTAAGGTAAACATGTTGGGAGAGAGATAGCGGAGTGATTGGACAGCTCGAACGTAAAAGGGCCATCCCGCCCATACCACAACGGGTGTTGCCAGAAGTAACTGCAGATATTGATGATTTTTCAGGACCCAGGTGGGCAGGCCGGATCCAATATCCAGAATCATATGTAACATTGCAACGATCATAAGAGGCACGACAAAGATGAGCGCTCCCCAGAAACGCCTTTTCATCTCCAGGAACTCAGGATTAGGGCCTTCTTCTACGGCGACATCCCTGGCTTCAAGGGCCATTCCGCATTTCGGACAGGTTCCCGGGAAATCCTGAACGACTTCGGGATGCATCGGGCAGGTATACACTTTCCTGGATACCAGCGATGAAAGATCCGGCTCAAGGGCCATCCCGCATTTCGGACAATTCCCCGGTCTATCCTGAGAAACCTCGGGACACATGGGACATATGTACCTGGCTCCTTTGACATGAGCCGCCCTTTCCGCCCCCCCAACCTTACCGCTCAGGTAAAAATCCGGATTCTCTTTGAACTTGTTCAAGCAATGAGCCGAACAAAAATAGAAGATCTGTCCCCGGTAGCTGTAGGAAAGATACTCAGAGGGGTCATCCGTGGACATGCCACATACGGGATCGACGTATCGTTTTTTTTCCGTGCGACCAATCTCTTGAGCGGCCTTCAGCATGATATTCCGGCAATGAGGACAGGATCCGTGAGAATTATCCATTCCCATCAGGGCACTCCTCCTTTGAGCTTAAGAATGAAACCCACTAATGGTTAACCCGGTATGTCAAAGCAGGCAACCGTCAATTGAAAATTTTTACCGAAAAACAGGCCAACTGGCGGTACCGCTCCTGGTCCTGCGATACTTTCCGCAGCAAAAGTGGAAACAACACACACACGGAAGTATGACAATTGATGGAACTTTTAGATTTCAGATTGGGGGAAAATGCTGACCCAGAAATAACCGCACATACCGGCAAAATAGATAAATTCCCGAATCAGCATTTTTGAACAAAGTACGAAAACAATTCCGATCCCGATTGAAAATGCAGATCTGCCTTTTGAGCATCTTTTTCGCAAAATTTCCTATTAAATCCACAATTACCGGCGTTCGTTGGGGCGATTTTATTCGCGTCGCGAACGATCATAAAAGGGACGGGTTCAGGCACATGGGTTCTTACCGAAAGAGGGGTGTAGTGATCCGTAACAACAAGCAAATCAACGGAGTCGAAAGCCACGATTCCTTTCAGAATGGGGCCCACGACCCTGCGGTCGAAGTCCTCAATGGCGGTAAGCTTTTTTTTAAGATCCCCTTCGTGACTGGTTTCATCAGGCGCTTCTATATGTACGTAAATACAGTCAAGACGACTCAGCCCTTCGAGAGCAACCCGGACTTTTTCTTCATAGTTCGTGTCGAGATATCCTGTGGCTCCGTTGATAACGGGGGTTTCAAAACCGGCATAAACACCTATGCCCTTTATAAGATCGACGGCGCTTATAACCATCCCCGACAGGCCGCACCTGTCTTTAAGAGACTGCATTGCCGGAGCCGGGCCCTGTCCCCAGGGCCAGAGGTCCGTAACGGGTTTCTGCCCCCGGGACAAACGCTCAATGTTAACGGGGTGATCCCGCAAAACCGACCTTGCCCGATCTCTAAAGGTTTTCAAAACGGGGGTGGTGTTATACACCTCCTCGTAGGTATCAACGGGCTGGCCCAGGATGTCGTGAGGGGGAGTGGTGTTAAGAGCCGAGGGCCCACCCTTCCAGACAAGCAGATGGCGATAGCTCACCCCGGGATAAAGCTCCAGCGGAAGCCCCTCGAGACATCCCCTCAGATCTCTGACTATGTTCCGCGCTTCTTCGGTTGTTATATGGCCTGCAGAATAATCGGCCATAATTCTAATCCCGTCTTTGTTTTCAACCGTCACGAAATTGCACCTAAAGGCAATATCGCCTGTTTCGAGGCGCACGCCCATACTTGCCGCTTCAAGAGGGCCTCGACCCGTGTGGCATACTTCGGGATTGTAGCCGAGGAGGCTCATGTTTGCCACATCGCTTCCCGCTTCCATACCCTCGGGAATGGTTTTCACCGTTCCCATTTCTGCGTATCCGGCAAGCATATCCATAAAAGGGGTATGGGCTGCTTCGAGAGGAGTCCTGCCATTGAGTTCTTCAACGGGGTAATCACCCATACCATCGCCCACAAGAATAACGTATTTCTTGCTGGGTCCCATCCTGTCAGACCTCGCTGTAGTTTACGGGCAGATTTTCAATGCGGATAAGCTGGGTTTTTGCCCTTACCACATCGAGACGGTCTATCTCTTCAATGGCCCGCCGCACCGAACTTTCGACAGCTTCGTGGGTTACCATCACTATGGGGACTGCCCCACCTATATGGCGTCCCTTCTGGATCACGGCCGAGATGCTTATGTTATTCCTCCCCAGGATGCCCGAAATTTTCGACAGAACACCGGGCTGATCCACGGCACTGAACCTGAAATAGTAACAGGTAACCACCTCATCCATGGGCTTAACGGGTATAGGATTCAACTCGTAACTGCCAAGAGCGGGAAGACGGCAATGTATCCCCTGAGCAATATCCCGTGCCAGATCCATAAGGTCTGCAACGACGGCGCTCCCCGTTGGCATCATCCCGGCACCAAGGCCGTAGAGCATCACGTGTCCAACGGCATCACCGTGTACGTGAACGGCATTGTAAGCACCCCGGACGCCGGCCAGCACATGACCGGAAGGGATGAAAGTGGGATGAACACGGAGTTCTACTCCACCCTCACCCAGCCTTGCGATGGCAAGTAACTTTAAGACGTAGCCGAATTCCTCACCGAACTGAATGTCAAGAGGATCTATACCCGATATGCCCTCAACGTAAATGGAATCGAAAACTATGGACATATTAAAAGCGATGGCTGCCGTTATGGCCAGTTTATGAGCCGTATCGATACCCTCTATATCCAGGCGGGGATCGGCCTCGGCATAACCTCTGGACTGAGCTTCTTTGAGGGCCTCCTGAAAGGTCAGTCCCGATTCACGCATGCGGGTGAGAATAAAATTTGCCGTACCGTTCAGAATCCCGAACACCGTATCGATATTGTTTGCCGCAAGCCCTTCTCTCAACGATTTTATAAAAGGAATACCACCCGCTACGGAGGCCTCATAAGCTATAATTCTCTGGTGTTTCCTGGCAAAATCAAACAGTTCGTTTCCATGGTGAGCGAGAAGAGCCTTATTTGCGGTAACGACATGTTTACCCCGTTCAAGAGCCTTCATGATAAAGCTCCGAGCGGGCTCAATGCCCCCTATCAACTCCACAACTATGTCTATGTCGGGATCTTCTATAACAGCCTTTGCATCCCGGGTAAGGATTTCCCGGGGCAGGCTTACGGGCCTGGGTCGCTCAAGGTCAATGTCGGCAACCTTCTTGAGAACCAGCTCACGCCCCAGCCTTTTCTTTATCTCCTCTCGATGACTCTGCAATATCTCAATAACACCGCACCCTACGGTTCCCCATCCAAGAATTCCCACATTCAATTGTTCCATATCGACGCCTCACCATCACGAACCACTGTTAAAAAGTTTTCTCATATTTCGAACCGCCTGCCTTATCCGATGTTCGTT
This Thermodesulforhabdus norvegica DNA region includes the following protein-coding sequences:
- a CDS encoding heavy metal translocating P-type ATPase encodes the protein MGMDNSHGSCPHCRNIMLKAAQEIGRTEKKRYVDPVCGMSTDDPSEYLSYSYRGQIFYFCSAHCLNKFKENPDFYLSGKVGGAERAAHVKGARYICPMCPEVSQDRPGNCPKCGMALEPDLSSLVSRKVYTCPMHPEVVQDFPGTCPKCGMALEARDVAVEEGPNPEFLEMKRRFWGALIFVVPLMIVAMLHMILDIGSGLPTWVLKNHQYLQLLLATPVVVWAGWPFYVRAVQSLRYLSPNMFTLIGLGVLAAYLYSLVAVLFSRAFPESMRTPDGTVPVYFEASAMIILLVIVGQLLEIKAREKTGQAIKALLGLAPKTARKISEDGSEADIPLDSVQKGDLLRVRPGEKIPVDGLVIEGSSNVDESMISGEPLPVQKKPGDMVIGGTLNGNGTMIIRAERVGSEMLLSRIVRLVSEAQRSRAPMQRIADRVAAYFVPSVIGTALLAFFIWSVWGPEPRLSYALVAAVSVLIIACPCALGLATPMSITVAMGKGASLGILFRNAEALENMHRIDTLVVDKTGTLTEGKPQVTCVLTAGGFAEEDVLAMAAAVEKGSEHPLASAITSEATRRGLAVEEAEKFENFPGKGVSALLNGKTCLVGSERFLRDQSIDTGDMKKEALRWQAEGKTVIWVAVDGMAAGILGIEDPIKPTTGRAIEFLRKEAIEIVMVTGDGRQSAEAVASRLGINRVIAEVLPEEKYQIVQNFKREGRFVAMAGDGINDAPALAASDVGIAMGNGTDVAIESADVTLIKGDLRGIVRAIILSRATVRNIRQNLFFAFIYNTLGVPIAAGLLYPFFGVLLSPVIAAAAMSLSSLSVISNALRLRKVRAEVI
- a CDS encoding cofactor-independent phosphoglycerate mutase; translation: MGPSKKYVILVGDGMGDYPVEELNGRTPLEAAHTPFMDMLAGYAEMGTVKTIPEGMEAGSDVANMSLLGYNPEVCHTGRGPLEAASMGVRLETGDIAFRCNFVTVENKDGIRIMADYSAGHITTEEARNIVRDLRGCLEGLPLELYPGVSYRHLLVWKGGPSALNTTPPHDILGQPVDTYEEVYNTTPVLKTFRDRARSVLRDHPVNIERLSRGQKPVTDLWPWGQGPAPAMQSLKDRCGLSGMVISAVDLIKGIGVYAGFETPVINGATGYLDTNYEEKVRVALEGLSRLDCIYVHIEAPDETSHEGDLKKKLTAIEDFDRRVVGPILKGIVAFDSVDLLVVTDHYTPLSVRTHVPEPVPFMIVRDANKIAPTNAGNCGFNRKFCEKDAQKADLHFQSGSELFSYFVQKC
- a CDS encoding homoserine dehydrogenase — its product is MEQLNVGILGWGTVGCGVIEILQSHREEIKKRLGRELVLKKVADIDLERPRPVSLPREILTRDAKAVIEDPDIDIVVELIGGIEPARSFIMKALERGKHVVTANKALLAHHGNELFDFARKHQRIIAYEASVAGGIPFIKSLREGLAANNIDTVFGILNGTANFILTRMRESGLTFQEALKEAQSRGYAEADPRLDIEGIDTAHKLAITAAIAFNMSIVFDSIYVEGISGIDPLDIQFGEEFGYVLKLLAIARLGEGGVELRVHPTFIPSGHVLAGVRGAYNAVHVHGDAVGHVMLYGLGAGMMPTGSAVVADLMDLARDIAQGIHCRLPALGSYELNPIPVKPMDEVVTCYYFRFSAVDQPGVLSKISGILGRNNISISAVIQKGRHIGGAVPIVMVTHEAVESSVRRAIEEIDRLDVVRAKTQLIRIENLPVNYSEV